A stretch of Geomonas oryzisoli DNA encodes these proteins:
- the moaA gene encoding GTP 3',8-cyclase MoaA: MSLIDTYGRRINYLRLSVTDRCNLRCSYCMPEEGVEKLSHCEMLSYEDLLRISSEAVAAGIEKIRVTGGEPLVRKGIVDFLARLAALPGLKELVLTTNGLLLKEMAQGLRDAGVQRLNVSLDSLKPETFAAITRGGDLQRVLDGLDEAERVGFPPHKINVVVMRGVNDDEILDFAALTLKRPYAVRFIEYMPTSGDADWRDLTVPGAEIRERIAREYTIEESTNSERSGPSKNFRIQGAPGSLGIITAMTGHFCDGCNRLRVTASGVAKGCLFSGEGVDLKPVLVTGDDELLRKEIRRIVAAKPGRHEVTDEGVETKPFAMSRVGG, encoded by the coding sequence ATGTCATTGATAGATACCTACGGCAGGCGCATCAACTACCTGCGACTCTCGGTCACCGATCGCTGCAACCTCCGCTGCAGCTACTGCATGCCTGAAGAGGGTGTCGAGAAGCTGAGCCACTGCGAGATGCTCTCCTACGAGGATCTGCTCCGGATCTCGTCCGAGGCCGTTGCCGCCGGGATCGAGAAGATCCGCGTCACCGGCGGGGAGCCCCTGGTGCGCAAGGGAATCGTCGACTTCCTGGCACGCCTGGCCGCCTTGCCGGGGCTGAAGGAACTGGTCCTGACCACCAACGGCCTCCTTTTGAAGGAGATGGCGCAGGGGTTGAGAGATGCCGGGGTACAGAGGCTGAACGTGAGCCTCGATTCTCTCAAGCCGGAAACCTTTGCCGCCATCACCCGCGGGGGAGACCTGCAGCGGGTACTGGACGGGCTCGACGAGGCGGAACGGGTCGGCTTCCCGCCCCACAAGATCAACGTGGTGGTGATGCGCGGGGTGAACGACGACGAGATCCTTGATTTCGCGGCGCTGACCCTGAAGCGTCCCTATGCGGTGCGCTTCATCGAGTACATGCCGACCTCTGGCGACGCGGACTGGCGTGACCTCACCGTACCGGGTGCCGAGATTAGGGAGCGCATTGCCCGCGAGTACACCATCGAGGAAAGCACCAACAGCGAGCGCTCCGGCCCGTCCAAGAATTTCCGGATTCAGGGGGCGCCCGGGTCGCTGGGGATCATCACCGCCATGACGGGGCACTTCTGCGACGGCTGCAACCGCCTGCGGGTGACCGCGTCCGGTGTCGCCAAGGGGTGCCTGTTCTCCGGGGAAGGCGTCGACCTGAAACCGGTGCTGGTGACGGGCGACGACGAACTTTTACGCAAGGAAATCCGGCGCATCGTGGCGGCCAAACCGGGGCGGCACGAGGTGACCGATGAAGGTGTGGAAACCAAACCATTCGCAATGTCCCGCGTAGGCGGCTAG
- a CDS encoding cache domain-containing protein, which translates to MNIPRLRFPIKTKLTVATLIPLAIAILICWMAGVFILSAKVAAQAQEKVRYDLSVAREAYLNELTRLYDAVKLSASFGRTSETVIAADQRALAATLSPVRKSEHLDILAAVDASGKVIFRANNPKQFGDEKLRNLFVARALKGELVSGTTIIPTAELALEGEELVRQAHVQVAGTKSDPTPPAPLTGAMLLFVAAPVRDQAGNVVGALYGGVLLNNNKKLVDKIKTVVYEGAKSNGRDVGNSTIFQGDVRIATNVPNTDGSRAIGTKLSAPVYDRVLLKGAKWVGRAFVVNDWYLTAYEPIFSLQGVPIGALYVGMLESHYSAVKTDMAVLLSFVLLLSGLTGVSMSGFLGRKLAQPIKELELLTRRVAAGERDVKSTIDSRDEIGDLAERFNDMSQSLAEREDSIIELNRNLEQKVQLRTAELEEKNRLLVQTREELLRVEKLAAIGELAAGVAHEINNPMAIIRGNTELLQLSVPEDAPNREEVDTIFQQVKRVERIVSNLLKFARREQMERGEVHLNELLHEIVGQIGHQVSLEKIEVFEFYAEEVAVVEGDQDQLRQVFTNLILNAVQAMPDGGVLDIRSAPVGSGDNYEVKISDTGVGIQLENLRQVFNPFYTTKANGTGLGLSVSYGIIREHGGCIDVESIPGRGSSFTVLLPCEH; encoded by the coding sequence ATGAATATCCCCAGGCTCCGATTTCCCATCAAGACCAAGCTCACGGTCGCCACGCTGATCCCGCTGGCGATCGCCATCCTGATCTGCTGGATGGCCGGCGTCTTCATCCTGAGCGCCAAGGTGGCCGCCCAGGCCCAGGAGAAGGTGCGTTACGACCTCTCCGTGGCCCGCGAGGCGTACCTGAACGAACTGACCCGCCTCTACGACGCGGTGAAGCTCTCCGCCTCTTTCGGCAGAACCTCCGAGACCGTCATCGCCGCGGACCAGCGCGCCCTGGCCGCGACGCTATCGCCGGTGCGCAAGAGCGAGCACCTGGACATCCTGGCGGCGGTGGACGCCTCCGGCAAGGTGATCTTCCGGGCCAACAACCCCAAGCAGTTCGGCGACGAGAAACTGCGCAACCTATTCGTGGCGCGGGCCCTCAAGGGGGAACTGGTGAGCGGCACCACCATCATCCCCACCGCCGAATTGGCGCTGGAGGGTGAGGAACTGGTGCGCCAGGCCCATGTCCAGGTGGCCGGAACCAAATCGGACCCAACGCCGCCCGCTCCGCTCACCGGCGCCATGCTCCTCTTCGTGGCCGCGCCGGTACGGGACCAGGCCGGCAACGTGGTGGGAGCGCTGTACGGCGGGGTTTTGTTGAACAACAACAAAAAGCTGGTGGACAAGATCAAGACTGTCGTCTACGAAGGGGCGAAATCCAACGGCCGCGACGTGGGTAACTCCACCATATTTCAGGGGGACGTCCGGATCGCGACCAACGTCCCCAATACCGACGGCAGCCGTGCCATCGGCACCAAACTCTCGGCGCCGGTGTACGACCGCGTCCTGCTAAAAGGGGCCAAGTGGGTGGGGAGGGCCTTCGTGGTCAACGACTGGTACCTGACCGCCTACGAGCCGATCTTTTCGCTGCAGGGGGTGCCGATCGGGGCACTCTACGTGGGGATGCTGGAGAGTCACTACTCGGCGGTGAAGACCGACATGGCGGTCCTTTTGAGCTTCGTGCTCCTTTTGAGCGGGCTGACCGGGGTTTCCATGTCCGGTTTCCTGGGACGCAAGCTGGCGCAACCGATCAAGGAACTGGAGCTCTTGACGCGGCGGGTGGCGGCGGGCGAGCGGGACGTAAAGAGCACCATCGACTCGCGCGACGAGATCGGCGACCTGGCTGAGCGCTTCAACGACATGAGCCAGTCCCTTGCCGAGCGCGAGGACAGCATCATCGAGCTGAACCGGAACCTGGAGCAGAAGGTACAGTTGAGGACGGCAGAACTGGAGGAGAAGAACCGACTCCTGGTGCAGACGCGTGAGGAGCTGTTGCGGGTCGAGAAGCTGGCGGCAATCGGCGAGTTGGCGGCAGGCGTCGCCCACGAAATCAACAACCCCATGGCCATCATCCGCGGCAACACGGAGCTTTTGCAGCTCTCGGTCCCGGAGGACGCCCCCAACCGTGAGGAGGTGGACACCATCTTCCAGCAGGTAAAGCGGGTGGAGCGGATCGTATCAAACCTGTTGAAGTTCGCCCGGCGCGAGCAGATGGAGCGCGGCGAGGTACACCTGAACGAGCTTTTGCACGAGATCGTGGGGCAGATAGGTCACCAGGTTTCCCTGGAGAAGATCGAGGTGTTCGAGTTCTACGCCGAGGAGGTGGCCGTGGTCGAAGGGGACCAGGACCAGCTGCGGCAGGTATTCACCAACTTGATCCTGAACGCCGTGCAGGCGATGCCTGACGGCGGCGTTCTCGACATCAGGAGCGCGCCGGTGGGGAGTGGGGACAACTACGAAGTGAAGATTTCCGATACCGGAGTCGGGATCCAGCTGGAGAACCTGAGGCAGGTATTCAACCCCTTCTACACCACCAAGGCGAACGGCACGGGGTTAGGGTTGTCGGTAAGTTACGGCATCATCAGGGAGCACGGCGGTTGCATCGACGTGGAGAGCATCCCAGGTCGAGGCAGCAGTTTCACCGTGCTGCTCCCCTGCGAGCACTGA
- a CDS encoding MOSC domain-containing protein yields MIGKVIAVNISKNKGERKTPVPEVTMREEHGIVGDGHAGDWHRQVSLLAQESIAKMQALGLDVKEGDFAENITTEGVDLVSLPIGAKIELGETLLEVTQIGKECHTRCAIYYQAGDCVMPKEGIFARVLKGGVVRPGDKVVV; encoded by the coding sequence ATGATCGGAAAGGTAATCGCCGTCAATATCAGCAAGAACAAAGGGGAGAGGAAGACCCCGGTCCCCGAGGTCACTATGCGCGAGGAGCACGGCATCGTCGGCGACGGCCACGCCGGCGACTGGCACCGGCAGGTAAGTCTTCTCGCCCAGGAAAGCATCGCCAAGATGCAGGCGCTCGGGCTGGACGTGAAGGAAGGGGACTTCGCCGAGAACATCACCACCGAAGGGGTGGACCTGGTGAGCCTCCCCATCGGCGCCAAGATCGAGCTCGGGGAGACCCTCCTGGAGGTGACCCAGATCGGCAAGGAGTGCCATACCCGCTGCGCCATCTACTACCAGGCCGGTGACTGCGTGATGCCCAAAGAGGGGATCTTCGCCAGGGTGCTGAAGGGCGGGGTGGTTCGGCCCGGGGATAAGGTGGTGGTGTAA
- a CDS encoding sigma-54-dependent transcriptional regulator, producing MTQERILICDDEEGILIYLKKLLQTQGYLVETFNAGALLLRRLREGDPGDADLILQDVRMPDLDGISVLQEVKRLRPTLPIIIMTAFGTIDAAVEAIKLGAYDYVTKPFPKEKILSVLKNALEKEQLLQENRALKTELGKPILQDAIIFRSAVFQETYDLTLQVAASEANILVLGESGTGKELIAGAIHYNSPRRERRFLSINCAALTETLLESQLFGHVRGAFTGAITHQKGLLEEADGGTLFMDEIGDMSLPIQAKLLRVIQERDFIPVGATRAKSADIRFVAATNKDLEEEVRVGRFREDLYYRLNVINIPLPPLRDRKDDIEPLAQHFLKKYSLKMKKEVTGVTPEALHLLCSYDWPGNIRELENVMERAVILARTPLVTPKELPIWRRQQKASAAPVEPQLVSLENMEKAHIERTLLGTGYHKSRSAEILGISRKTLDRKIAEYEITIPS from the coding sequence ATGACACAAGAACGAATTCTGATCTGTGACGACGAGGAAGGGATCCTCATCTACCTGAAGAAGCTGTTGCAGACCCAGGGGTACCTGGTGGAGACCTTCAACGCCGGAGCGCTGCTTTTGCGCCGCCTGCGCGAAGGGGATCCCGGCGACGCCGACCTCATCCTGCAGGACGTCAGGATGCCCGACCTCGACGGTATCAGCGTGCTGCAGGAGGTGAAGCGGCTCCGCCCTACCCTCCCCATCATCATCATGACCGCCTTCGGAACCATCGATGCCGCGGTAGAGGCGATCAAGCTGGGCGCCTACGACTACGTCACCAAGCCCTTCCCCAAGGAAAAGATCCTGAGCGTCTTGAAGAATGCGCTGGAAAAGGAGCAGCTGTTGCAGGAAAACCGGGCGCTCAAGACCGAGCTGGGCAAGCCCATCCTGCAGGACGCCATCATCTTCAGAAGTGCCGTGTTCCAGGAGACCTACGACCTCACCCTCCAGGTCGCGGCGAGCGAGGCCAACATCCTGGTGCTGGGCGAATCCGGCACCGGCAAGGAGTTGATCGCCGGCGCCATCCATTACAATAGCCCCCGGCGCGAGCGCCGCTTCCTCTCCATCAACTGCGCCGCCCTCACCGAAACCCTCCTGGAGAGCCAGCTCTTCGGGCACGTCCGCGGCGCCTTCACCGGTGCCATCACACACCAGAAGGGACTCCTGGAGGAGGCCGACGGCGGCACCCTGTTCATGGACGAGATCGGCGACATGAGCCTCCCCATCCAGGCGAAGCTCTTGCGCGTGATCCAGGAACGCGACTTCATTCCCGTGGGTGCCACCCGCGCCAAGAGCGCCGACATCCGCTTCGTAGCCGCCACCAACAAGGACCTCGAGGAGGAGGTGCGCGTCGGCAGGTTCCGCGAGGACCTCTACTACCGCCTGAACGTGATCAACATCCCCCTCCCCCCCCTGCGCGACCGGAAGGACGACATCGAGCCGCTGGCCCAGCATTTCCTCAAGAAATACAGCCTCAAGATGAAGAAGGAGGTGACCGGGGTCACCCCGGAGGCGCTGCACCTCCTGTGCAGCTACGACTGGCCCGGCAACATCCGCGAACTGGAAAACGTGATGGAGCGTGCCGTGATCCTGGCCCGCACCCCGCTGGTGACCCCCAAGGAGCTCCCCATCTGGCGTAGGCAGCAAAAAGCTTCGGCCGCGCCCGTCGAGCCGCAGCTGGTTTCCCTGGAGAACATGGAGAAGGCGCACATCGAGCGCACCCTGCTCGGCACCGGATACCACAAGAGCCGCTCCGCCGAGATCCTGGGCATCTCCAGGAAGACCCTGGATCGCAAGATCGCCGAGTACGAGATCACCATCCCCTCATGA